From one Lycium ferocissimum isolate CSIRO_LF1 unplaced genomic scaffold, AGI_CSIRO_Lferr_CH_V1 ctg685___fragment_1, whole genome shotgun sequence genomic stretch:
- the LOC132045516 gene encoding peptide chain release factor PrfB3, chloroplastic isoform X3, protein MAKMVTGPFSVLTETTCSSSSPSSFRSSTMTVVALRIRAHNNNQHIDDKSRFYKELGTFALKRKIEDLVLRAEMLAPTALEFEEARRFKQEEIIREYDLWDDVAKSNEDLVQLAESAKAIDSLKDLRYKAEEAKLITELAGMDSINYEFLKQAYAACVNVNKTLDKYEMSKLLREPYDMEGACVTIESGNEGVYSEDGAAAIDVIPLFLESSPDLQIDENDLEITTSPSLTIQHIPTGLQVRSTGERSRFANKLKALNRLKAKLLIVMREQGVSDLASIISSDISSSWNQVARRYVFHPNKLVEDVKTGVQLADLTAVLNGNIEPFIGAHINSRRHEIP, encoded by the exons ATGGCTAAAATGGTTACTGGCCCTTTTTCTGTACTAACAGAAActacttgttcttcttcttctccttcgaGCTTCAGAAGTTCAACAATGACAGTAGTTGCTTTAAGAATTAGAGCTCATAATAATAATCAGCACATAGATGACAAAAGCAGGTTCTACAAAGAGCTCG GTACATTCGCTTTGAAAAGGAAGATTGAAGATTTGGTACTCCGTGCTGAAATGCTGGCACCGACAGCACTAGAATTTGAAGAAGCAAGACGCTTCAAACAGGAAGAGATTATTCGTGAATATGATTTGTGGGATGATGTAGCCAAATCAAATGAAGACCTTGTGCAATTAGCTGAGAGCGCTAAAGCCATTGATTCCCTCAAAGACCTTAGATACAAG GCTGAAGAAGCTAAGCTGATTACCGAGCTGGCGGGaatggattctatcaactacgAGTTTTTAAAGCAGGCCTATGCAGCTTGTGTCAATGTGAATAAGACATTAGATAAGTATGAAATGTCCAAACTTCTGAGGGAGCCATATGATATGGAGGGAGCATGTGTCACCATTGAATCTGGAAACGAAGGTGTTTACTCAGAG GACGGAGCTGCcgctattgatgttattcctctttttcttgaatcatcTCCTGACCtccaaattgatgaaaatgatctaGAAATCACAACGTCGCCTTCACTCACCATTCAGCACATTCCGACAGGATTGCAAGTCCGGTCAACAG GTGAAAGAAGCCGGTTTGCAAATAAGCTAAAGGCTCTGAATCGCTTAAAGGCAAAGCTTCTCATTGTAATGAGGGAGCAAGGAGTCTCAGACTTGGCTAGCATCATCAGTAGTGATATCTCTAGTAGTTGGAACCAAGTAGCCAGGAGGTATGTGTTTCATCCAAACAAACTGGTAGAAGATGTAAAGACAGGCGTCCAATTGGCTGACCTTACTGCTGTTTTGAACGGAAATATTGAACCATTTATTGGTGCTCACATCAATAGTAGACGGCATGAAATCCCATGA
- the LOC132045516 gene encoding peptide chain release factor PrfB3, chloroplastic isoform X4, which produces MLAPTALEFEEARRFKQEEIIREYDLWDDVAKSNEDLVQLAESAKAIDSLKDLRYKAEEAKLITELAGMDSINYEFLKQAYAACVNVNKTLDKYEMSKLLREPYDMEGACVTIESGNEGVYSEIWAEKLTRMYIKWAEKQGHKARIVEKQDSESGGIKYAMIELEFKSAYGYLSGERGIHCMSGSSENKSDLSKDGAAAIDVIPLFLESSPDLQIDENDLEITTSPSLTIQHIPTGLQVRSTGERSRFANKLKALNRLKAKLLIVMREQGVSDLASIISSDISSSWNQVARRYVFHPNKLVEDVKTGVQLADLTAVLNGNIEPFIGAHINSRRHEIP; this is translated from the exons ATGCTGGCACCGACAGCACTAGAATTTGAAGAAGCAAGACGCTTCAAACAGGAAGAGATTATTCGTGAATATGATTTGTGGGATGATGTAGCCAAATCAAATGAAGACCTTGTGCAATTAGCTGAGAGCGCTAAAGCCATTGATTCCCTCAAAGACCTTAGATACAAG GCTGAAGAAGCTAAGCTGATTACCGAGCTGGCGGGaatggattctatcaactacgAGTTTTTAAAGCAGGCCTATGCAGCTTGTGTCAATGTGAATAAGACATTAGATAAGTATGAAATGTCCAAACTTCTGAGGGAGCCATATGATATGGAGGGAGCATGTGTCACCATTGAATCTGGAAACGAAGGTGTTTACTCAGAG ATTTGGGCAGAAAAGCTCACAAGAATGTATATCAAATGGGCCGAGAAACAAGGTCATAAGGCGAGGATAGTTGAGAAACAAGATTCAGAGAGCGGTGGTATTAAATATGCGATGATTGAGTTAGAATTCAAATCGGCATACGGATATCTTTCTGGGGAAAGAGGAATCCATTGCATGAGTGGAAGTTCTGAAAATAAATCTGATCTTTCAAAG GACGGAGCTGCcgctattgatgttattcctctttttcttgaatcatcTCCTGACCtccaaattgatgaaaatgatctaGAAATCACAACGTCGCCTTCACTCACCATTCAGCACATTCCGACAGGATTGCAAGTCCGGTCAACAG GTGAAAGAAGCCGGTTTGCAAATAAGCTAAAGGCTCTGAATCGCTTAAAGGCAAAGCTTCTCATTGTAATGAGGGAGCAAGGAGTCTCAGACTTGGCTAGCATCATCAGTAGTGATATCTCTAGTAGTTGGAACCAAGTAGCCAGGAGGTATGTGTTTCATCCAAACAAACTGGTAGAAGATGTAAAGACAGGCGTCCAATTGGCTGACCTTACTGCTGTTTTGAACGGAAATATTGAACCATTTATTGGTGCTCACATCAATAGTAGACGGCATGAAATCCCATGA
- the LOC132045516 gene encoding peptide chain release factor PrfB3, chloroplastic isoform X1: MAKMVTGPFSVLTETTCSSSSPSSFRSSTMTVVALRIRAHNNNQHIDDKSRFYKELGTFALKRKIEDLVLRAEMLAPTALEFEEARRFKQEEIIREYDLWDDVAKSNEDLVQLAESAKAIDSLKDLRYKAEEAKLITELAGMDSINYEFLKQAYAACVNVNKTLDKYEMSKLLREPYDMEGACVTIESGNEGVYSEIWAEKLTRMYIKWAEKQGHKARIVEKQDSESGGIKYAMIELEFKSAYGYLSGERGIHCMSGSSENKSDLSKDGAAAIDVIPLFLESSPDLQIDENDLEITTSPSLTIQHIPTGLQVRSTGERSRFANKLKALNRLKAKLLIVMREQGVSDLASIISSDISSSWNQVARRYVFHPNKLVEDVKTGVQLADLTAVLNGNIEPFIGAHINSRRHEIP, from the exons ATGGCTAAAATGGTTACTGGCCCTTTTTCTGTACTAACAGAAActacttgttcttcttcttctccttcgaGCTTCAGAAGTTCAACAATGACAGTAGTTGCTTTAAGAATTAGAGCTCATAATAATAATCAGCACATAGATGACAAAAGCAGGTTCTACAAAGAGCTCG GTACATTCGCTTTGAAAAGGAAGATTGAAGATTTGGTACTCCGTGCTGAAATGCTGGCACCGACAGCACTAGAATTTGAAGAAGCAAGACGCTTCAAACAGGAAGAGATTATTCGTGAATATGATTTGTGGGATGATGTAGCCAAATCAAATGAAGACCTTGTGCAATTAGCTGAGAGCGCTAAAGCCATTGATTCCCTCAAAGACCTTAGATACAAG GCTGAAGAAGCTAAGCTGATTACCGAGCTGGCGGGaatggattctatcaactacgAGTTTTTAAAGCAGGCCTATGCAGCTTGTGTCAATGTGAATAAGACATTAGATAAGTATGAAATGTCCAAACTTCTGAGGGAGCCATATGATATGGAGGGAGCATGTGTCACCATTGAATCTGGAAACGAAGGTGTTTACTCAGAG ATTTGGGCAGAAAAGCTCACAAGAATGTATATCAAATGGGCCGAGAAACAAGGTCATAAGGCGAGGATAGTTGAGAAACAAGATTCAGAGAGCGGTGGTATTAAATATGCGATGATTGAGTTAGAATTCAAATCGGCATACGGATATCTTTCTGGGGAAAGAGGAATCCATTGCATGAGTGGAAGTTCTGAAAATAAATCTGATCTTTCAAAG GACGGAGCTGCcgctattgatgttattcctctttttcttgaatcatcTCCTGACCtccaaattgatgaaaatgatctaGAAATCACAACGTCGCCTTCACTCACCATTCAGCACATTCCGACAGGATTGCAAGTCCGGTCAACAG GTGAAAGAAGCCGGTTTGCAAATAAGCTAAAGGCTCTGAATCGCTTAAAGGCAAAGCTTCTCATTGTAATGAGGGAGCAAGGAGTCTCAGACTTGGCTAGCATCATCAGTAGTGATATCTCTAGTAGTTGGAACCAAGTAGCCAGGAGGTATGTGTTTCATCCAAACAAACTGGTAGAAGATGTAAAGACAGGCGTCCAATTGGCTGACCTTACTGCTGTTTTGAACGGAAATATTGAACCATTTATTGGTGCTCACATCAATAGTAGACGGCATGAAATCCCATGA
- the LOC132045516 gene encoding peptide chain release factor PrfB3, chloroplastic isoform X2 → MAKMVADPFSVLTEATCCSSSSTSTLRSSKIVALRVRAHNNQNIDDKNRFYKELGTFALKRKIEDLVLRAEMLAPTALEFEEARRFKQEEIIREYDLWDDVAKSNEDLVQLAESAKAIDSLKDLRYKAEEAKLITELAGMDSINYEFLKQAYAACVNVNKTLDKYEMSKLLREPYDMEGACVTIESGNEGVYSEIWAEKLTRMYIKWAEKQGHKARIVEKQDSESGGIKYAMIELEFKSAYGYLSGERGIHCMSGSSENKSDLSKDGAAAIDVIPLFLESSPDLQIDENDLEITTSPSLTIQHIPTGLQVRSTGERSRFANKLKALNRLKAKLLIVMREQGVSDLASIISSDISSSWNQVARRYVFHPNKLVEDVKTGVQLADLTAVLNGNIEPFIGAHINSRRHEIP, encoded by the exons ATGGCTAAAATGGTTGCTGACCCTTTTTCTGTACTAACAGAAGCTActtgttgttcttcttcttctacttcGACACTTCGAAGCTCAAAGATAGTTGCTTTGAGAGTTCGAGCtcataataatcaaaacataGATGACAAGAACAGGTTCTACAAAGAGCTCG GTACATTCGCTTTGAAAAGGAAGATTGAAGATTTGGTACTCCGTGCTGAAATGCTGGCACCGACAGCACTAGAATTTGAAGAAGCAAGACGCTTCAAACAGGAAGAGATTATTCGTGAATATGATTTGTGGGATGATGTAGCCAAATCAAATGAAGACCTTGTGCAATTAGCTGAGAGCGCTAAAGCCATTGATTCCCTCAAAGACCTTAGATACAAG GCTGAAGAAGCTAAGCTGATTACCGAGCTGGCGGGaatggattctatcaactacgAGTTTTTAAAGCAGGCCTATGCAGCTTGTGTCAATGTGAATAAGACATTAGATAAGTATGAAATGTCCAAACTTCTGAGGGAGCCATATGATATGGAGGGAGCATGTGTCACCATTGAATCTGGAAACGAAGGTGTTTACTCAGAG ATTTGGGCAGAAAAGCTCACAAGAATGTATATCAAATGGGCCGAGAAACAAGGTCATAAGGCGAGGATAGTTGAGAAACAAGATTCAGAGAGCGGTGGTATTAAATATGCGATGATTGAGTTAGAATTCAAATCGGCATACGGATATCTTTCTGGGGAAAGAGGAATCCATTGCATGAGTGGAAGTTCTGAAAATAAATCTGATCTTTCAAAG GACGGAGCTGCcgctattgatgttattcctctttttcttgaatcatcTCCTGACCtccaaattgatgaaaatgatctaGAAATCACAACGTCGCCTTCACTCACCATTCAGCACATTCCGACAGGATTGCAAGTCCGGTCAACAG GTGAAAGAAGCCGGTTTGCAAATAAGCTAAAGGCTCTGAATCGCTTAAAGGCAAAGCTTCTCATTGTAATGAGGGAGCAAGGAGTCTCAGACTTGGCTAGCATCATCAGTAGTGATATCTCTAGTAGTTGGAACCAAGTAGCCAGGAGGTATGTGTTTCATCCAAACAAACTGGTAGAAGATGTAAAGACAGGCGTCCAATTGGCTGACCTTACTGCTGTTTTGAACGGAAATATTGAACCATTTATTGGTGCTCACATCAATAGTAGACGGCATGAAATCCCATGA